The segment ATCGCCCTCTCCGCAGCGAACGGCGACACGATCAGCCAGGGCAGCATCGACCGGATCGACGAGGTGATCAACTTCGCCGTGTCGGGCTCGCTGGTGCTGAGCGTCGTCCCCGACAGCGGCGGCACCGTGCAGACCTACTCGCTCCGGCGACTCGACAGCCTCGACACCCTGCGCTGGCGGCGGGCCATGTCCACGGCCATCTACCCCGAGTTCCTCTCCGACCGCGTCGTCGTCCCCCTGGTGTCGGGCACGATCCAGGTGAGCGGGGAGACGGGTCGGGAGACCCCCTGGGGCACGGACATCCGCCGGGTGCAGAGCGTCCGGCCGGTCGACGACGACCAGCTGCTGACCGTCACCTATCCGCGCGGTGTCGGCCTCTCGTCGACGATGACCCTGCTCGACCGCGACGGGAGGGCGCTCTGGAGCCAGCCCATCCCGCAGCTGGCGGCCCTCGTGCCGTCCCGCACCTGCATCGTCGCGTCGACCGGCGCCGCGAGCCTGACCTGCTTCGACCGCTCGACGGGCAGGAGCCGGTGGACAGCCCCGATCTCGGGCGATGTCATCGGCACTCCCCCGGGCTCGACGACCGACGACATCCAGGTGATCGGACCGGTCGGGGGCACCGACTCCACGCTGACGATCCGCGAGGTCGACGCCGGGTCGGGACGGATCCGCTTCACGACGACGATGCCCCGCGGAAGCGCCGTCGTCGGCCAGGGCACGACCACCGGCTACGGCCTCGACACGACCGGGGGCGACGGCCGGTCCCGGGCGACGGCGTTCGATCTCGACGACGGCCGGACCCTCTGGACGATCGCCGCGGCGGACGTGCGGCTCTGGGGCGGTCGACTCGTCGAGATCTCGTCGAGCGGCGTCGCCGGCGAGCTCGTCGGCACCACCCGGCCTCCCCGGCATGGGATGCTCGACGGATGATGCGCACCGCGACCGCCCGCCTCGTCCTCGACGCCGCCTCCGATGCGGAGCTCGTCTTCAGCGTGGCGGTCGCGGAGGGGCAGGATGCCCGGGAGACGCTGTCCATCACCCAGGCCGGCCGGCCCCTGCCCGTGCGCGAGCTCCTCGACGACCGGGGCACGCGGCTCCACGTCGTCCGAGCCGGGAAGGGCCGCGTCGAGGTGGACTACCGCGTCGACGTCGCAGGCCGGACGGCACCGATCCCGGTCGTGCCGCTCGATCCGATCCAGTACCTGCGCCCGAGCCGCTACTGCGAGTCCGACACCCTCGGCCCCACCGCGAGAAGCGAGTTCCGCGGGCTCGCGGGGCTCGAGCTCCTCGCGGCCGTGTCGTCATGGGTGGGCGGGCGCCTCCTCTACGTCCCCGGCGCGAGCCAGCCGACCGACGGCGCCGTCCAGACGTTCCTCGACCGGCGGGGTGTCTGCCGCGACTACGCCCACCTCGTGATCGCCCTGCTGCGAGCGCTCGACGTGCCGGCGAGGCTCGTGTCGGTGTACGCGCCGGGGCTGTGGCCGATGGACTTCCACGCCGTGGCCGAGGCGCTCGTCGACGGTCGCTGGTACGTGGTCGACGCCACGACCCTCGCGCCCCGGCAGAGTCTCGTGCGGATCGCGACGGGTCGCGACGCCTCCGATACCGCGTGGCTGTCGACCTCCGGCGGTTGGGTGTCGCTCGTCGAGATGGAGATCGGCGCGGTGGCCGACGTCCTGCCGCGCGACGACGTCACCGAGCTCGTGCAGATCGGCTGACGCCGCGGCGCGACCCTCGTGGTCGGGCGGAGCCTCAGCCCCCGGCGGGGCCTCAGCGAGTCGAGAGCGGCCCGCGCGTCAGCTTGTGGGGCGCCGCCTGCGCGACGGGCTTGATCGTCACGAGGTCGAGGTTGACGTGCGGGGGCAGCAGGGCCGCGTGCACGATCGACTCGGCGATGTCGGCGGCCGTGAGCGGGGCCTCGACCCCGTCGTAGACGGCGTCCGCGCGCGCACGGTCGCCGTCGAAGCGGATGAGCGAGAAATCGGTCTTGACCATCCCGGGCGCGATCTCGATCACCCGGAGGGGCTCGCCGTTGAGCTCGAGCCGGAGCGCCGCGACCAGAGCGTGCTCGGCGAACTTCGCGGCGTTGTAGCCGCCGCCGTTCTCATAGGCGACGTGACCGGCGATCGAGGTGACGGTGATGATGTCGCCGGACCCCGTCTCCTGCGCCCCGCGTCGGAGCGAGGGCAGCAGCGAGGAGACGGCGCGCTTCGTGCCGAGCACGTTGACGTCGAACATCCGCTGCCAGTCGTCGATCGAGCCCTCCTCGACCGAGTCGAGGCCGAAGGCGCCGCCGGCGTTGTTGACGAGGGCGTGGAGGGGCCCGGTGGCCTCGACGTGGGCACGGAGGGCGGCCATGTCGTCGTCGCTCGTGACGTCGGCCCGGAACCAGGTGGCCCCGGTCTCCTCGGCGAGCGCCCGGAGGCGGTCCTCACGGCGGGCGACGGCGAGCACCTCCCAGCCGTGCTCGCGGAAGAGGCGGACCGTGGCCTCGCCGATCCCCGAGCTCGCTCCGGTGACGAGGGCCCGCCTGGTGGTCTCCGTGCCTGTCATGCCGATGTGCCTCTGTCTCTCGTCGCGGTCGGTCCCCCCACGCTACCGCGTGCTCCGCACCGCCCCGCCGGAGCGCAGGATGCCCGGGGTTACGCCCCGTGTCCGTGCCCGTTGCCAGGGCCCCCGCCTGTCCCTAGGCTCGCCCGCAACGGCGCGTCGCTCATCGACGAGCGACTCCCGACCCGACGCCCCATGACGACCCAGGAGACACCATGACCGATCAGCCGAAGGACTGGAAGTTCGAGACCCAGCAGATCCACGCCGGTGCTCAGCCCGACCCCACGACCCACGCGCGCGCCACGCCCATCTACAAGACGACGTCGTACGTCTTCGACAACTCGCAGCACGCGGCGAACCTCTTCGCCCTCGCCGAGTTCGGCAACATCTACTCGCGCATCATGAACCCGACCCACGACGTCGTCGAGCAGCGCATCGCGACGCTGGAGGGCGGCTCCGGCGCTCTCCTGGTCTCGTCCGGCCAGGCGGCGGAGACCCTCGCGATCCTCAACATCGCCCGGGCCGGCGACCACCTCGTGTCGTCGTCGTCGATCTACGGCGGCACGTACAACCTCTTCAAGTACACCCTGGCGAAGCTCGGCATCGAGACGACCTTCGTCGAGAACCAGGACGACGCCGACGAGTGGCGCCGCGCCGTCCGCCCGAACACGAAGCTCTTCTTCGCCGAGACGATCGGCAACCCGAAGATCAACATCCTCGACATCGACCTCGTCTCGGAGGTCGCTCACGAGAACGGCGTGCCGCTCATCGTCGACAACACGATCGCGACCCCGTATCTGATCCGCCCGTTCGAGCACGGCGCGGACATCGTGGTCCACTCGGCCACGAAGTTCCTCGGCGGTCACGGGACCGTCATCGGCGGCTTCATCGTCGACGGCGGCCGGTTCGAGTGGTCGAAGAACGTGGAGAAGTTCCCGGAGCTCACCGAGCCCGACCCGTCGTACCACGGGGCGAGCTACACGACGGCCGTCGGCGACCCGCTGGCCTACATCATCAAGGCGCGCGTGCAGCTCCTGCGCGACCTCGGCTCGTCCAACTCCGCCGACACGGCCTTCGCGCTGATCCAGGGCATCGAGACGCTGTCGCTCCGGATCGAACGCCACGTGCAGAACGCCCAGGACATCGCGGAGTGGCGCGACGACGTCGCCGCCGTCTACTACGCCGGCCTCCCCACGTCGCCCTGGTACGCGGCGGCCAACAAGTACGCCCCCCGCGGAGTCGGCGCGGTGCTGTCGTTCGAGCTGAAGGGCGGCGTGGACGCCGGGCGCGCGCTCGTCGACAGCCTCTCGCTGTTCAGCCACCTCGCCAACATCGGCGACGTCCGGAGCCTCGTCATCCACCCGGCCTCCACGACGCACTCGCAGCTGACCCCCGAGCAGCAGCTCACGACGGGTGTGACGCCCGGCCTGGTGCGCCTCTCGGTCGGCCTCGAGAACGTCGACGACCTGAAGGCCGACCTCGACGCCGGCTTCGCGGCCGCCGCGAGCGTCACGGAGGCGTCGCTCCGGTCCTGACGGCGGCCGCTCCGGCGGCACCAGGACGACCACGACACCCCCTCGGAGGGCATCGGCCGTAACACGCGGCCGATGCCCTTCGCCGACTGCGACACTTACCCTGATGGACTGGCAGACGACCCCCGAAGACACCGTGCCCTCGAGTGTGATCACCGAGCGGACGCGGCTGTCGATGCTGGGCAAGCCTCCCGTGACGGGGGCGTGGCGGGAGGGGGATCCTGCGGGCCGGAGGCTCTTCGTCACCCTCGACGACCTCCCCCTCGAGAGCGGTGCGGTGCTGCCCCGGCCCCGCATCGCCTACGAGACGTTCGGCGAGCGGCTCGCCGACGACTCCAACGTCGTCCTCGTCCTCCACGCGCTCACCGGCGACAGCCACGTCGCGGGACCCGCCGGCGAGGGCCACGCGACCGGCGGCTGGTGGAGCGGGATCGTCGGGCCGGGCCTCGCCGTCGACACCGACCGCTGGTTCGTGGTCGCCCCCAACATGCTCGGCGGCTGCCAGGGCTCCACGGGTCCCGCCTCCCTCGATCCGGACGGACGCGAGTGGGGGTCGCGCTTCCCGTCCCTGACGATCCGCGACCAGGTCGAGGCGCAGCTCCGGTTCGCGGACGCGCTGGGGATCGTGCGCTTCGCCGCCGTGATCGGGGGCTCGATGGGCGGGATGCACGCGCTCGAGTGGGCCGTCACGGCTCCGCACCGCGTCGAGCGGCTCGCCGCGCTCTCGACGACGGCGCTGTCGAGCGCCGACCAGATCGCGCTCAACATCGTGCAGATCGAGGCCATCCACATGGACCCCCACTTCGACGACGGCGACTATTACGAGGCCCCCGAAGGCGAAGGCCCCTACCGCGGTCTCGCCCTCGCCAGGCGGATGGCCCTGCTCAACTACCGGTCGCCCGACGAACTGAACGAGCGCTTCGGCCGGAGCTGGCAGAGCGACCTCTCTCCCCTCACCGGGCGGGGGCGGTTCGCCGTCGCGAGCTACCTCGACTTCCACGGCAACAAGTTCACCCGGCGGTTCGACGCCAACAGCTACGTGACCCTCGTCCACGCCATGAACACGCACGATCTGGGGCGCGACCGCGGCGGCGTCGACTCGGCGCTTCAGCGCATCACGGCGCGCGCACTCGTCCTCGGGATCGACAGCGACCGGCTCTTCCCGCCCGACGATCAGCGCAGGATCGCGGACGCCCTCCGGCCGACGTCGTCGACCGGTGCGATCATCCTCCCGAGCGAGTTCGGGCACGACGGCTTCCTCATCGAAAGCGTCGACGTGGGAGAGCACCTGCGGTCGCTTCTCTCGGCGTGACTCTCGACGGCCGAGGGATTCTCCGACCAATCCGCGCGCCACGGCCCTCGGACGGGGTCGAAATATGGAACGATGTGTCTAGGCGTCGTGCATCGACGCCCTTCCCCATACCTCTTGGACTCGAATGGACCTCTTCGCCCAGGAGCGCGATCGGCTGCTCCGGACGACGTCGCGCTTCCTCGGAATCGCGTGCACCGTGGCGTCTCTCGCCGCTCTCGCGTTCCCTGGGGTGACGGACGTCCCTCGACAGGCGATGATCACCGCCGCGGGCCTGGCCATGATCGCGATGTTCATCATGGTGGGGCGAAGTGGAAAGATCCTGTGGGTCCTCCTCGGAATCGCTGCGGGTCTTGTCGCCGGCGGGATCGCCCTCGTCCCGGGCGGCATCGACGGCCCCGTGACCAGCGCCCTGGCGCCGCTGCTCGGCGGATCGGTCGCCTCGTTCGCCATCCTGCTGTCGACCAGCAAGCGCCGGGTGGCCCTCGCCGCGGTCTCCGCGGCCCTCGCCGTCCTCCTCGTCGTCCTCGGGACCCACGAGATCTTCAGCGTGCAGGTCGCCGCCGTCCTCCTCGGTTGGGTCCTCTGCTTCGTCGCCGGGTTCTGGATCAGCAACAGCGTGCCCCGCGCCGCCCGCCGCATCTACTCGATCGGCAACGCCCACCGCGCGGAGCGGCAGGCGAGCGAGACGGAGGCGCAGCGGCGACAGGGGGCGCGGCTCCTGCACGACACGGTCCTCGCGACCCTCACCCTGCTCGCCCACTCGGGCTTCGGCGTCACGCCCGACGCCCTCCGCGCCCAGGCCGCCGAAGACGCGCGCCTGCTCCGCCACCTCCGACTCGGCTCGACCCCGCAGCCGCAGGCCTCCGGCAACTACAACCTCGACACCGCCGAGGAGAGCCCCCTCGGCCAGACCCTCGAGTCCGTCAAGCAGCGCTTCGGGCGCATGGGCCTCGAGGTGAGCTGGCACGGCACGGGTCAGGTGCTCCTGCCGACGCACGTCCTCGACGCCTTCCTGCTCGCCCTCGCCGAATGCCTCGAGAACGTCCGGCGTCACGCCGGCGTCACCGAGGCCCACGTCACGATCATCCACGACGAGACGATGGTCCGCGCCATGGTCACCGACGCCGGAGTCGGCTTCGAACTGAACGGCGTCTCGGAGGAGCGGCTCGGCTTCAAGGAGAGCGTCGTCGAACGCCTCCGCGAGGTCGGCGGCGGCGCGCGGCTCTTCTCGGCGCCGGGCGCCGGAACAACGGTCGTGCTGGAGGCACCACGATGAATCGGACCACCGCGTGAGCATCGACGAGAACACCCTCGGAGTCCCCCGCCACCGGCGCGCGGCCCGCGGGCTGCCGACGTCCTCCACCGGAGCGCGGTCGCTTCGGCAGGCCCAGGCGGCCGGAGCCACGCTCGGTACCGGCTACCTCGGCATGGGGGCGGCCGCCGTCGCAGCCGTCCAGGCCGTCTACGGGCTGATCTTCTTCCTCGTGCACCTGTCCCGCTACCCGGTCGCCGCCCCGGCGATCATCGCGTGGCTCCTCTACCTGGCCGCCTTCGTCGGCGTCGTGACTCTCGTCGCCATCCAGGGCGAGAGACTCACCGGCCCGGTCATGATCGCGCTCTGCGCCGCACTCGCCCTCGTCGTGGTCCTCGACTTCGTGGCCGTCTGGCCGCTCCACGACGTCGGCGTCTACGCGACCGCCAGCGCCTCCGTCGGATTCGGGCTCCTGCCCCTGGCGACACTCCGGCCCGCCCGTGAACTGGTCGTCGCCACCGCCGTGCTCTTCGTCGTCTTCGTCCTGGCGATCGCGCTGTCCACGCCGCTCGACCACGTCACCTTCCCCCAGCAGGTCGCCGTGCTCGCCCTCGCCGTGCTCCCGCCCGCCGTCGGCACCTACGCCGTGCAACGCTTCCGCCACATGGTGCAGATCGAGCTCGACCGGGTACTCGTCCAGTCCACCGTCACGCAGCCGCGCTTCGCGGTCGGCATGCTCGCGAGCGACGAGCTCGCCCGCCTCGACCTCGCCGCCGAGAAACTCCTCGACGGGGTCGCGACCGGAGACGTACCGCTCCCCCTCGAACCCCAGGTCGCGTCCACAGCGGCGTCCCTCGCCACGGAGCTGCGCCTCCACCTCATCGAGGGCCGGCGCGAGACGTGGCTCTACCACGCGGTCACCGAGTCGGAGTACCTGGGTCGAGCCGTGAAGCTCGCCGACCCGTCGTCGCTCGCCGGGCTGCTCACGCCGGAGCAGCGCGACGGGATCCTGCAGGCCGTCTGGCTGCTCCTCGGGGACCGCCGCACCCGGGCCGCCGGCACCGGCATCACCCTGACCCTCGGGCCCATCTCGACCACGATCCAGAACCTCGCCGGCCGCCAGGTCGAGGTGCCGATCGACCTCACCTCGACCGGCATCCGACGCAACCGCGTCACCCCCGCGACCTGGAACGCTCTCGCCCGCGTCGGCGAGTACTCCGTGTCGACGCACGAGGGCAGTTTGCGGCTCGCCATCCGCTGTACCGTCGACAACCCCGCCGAGACCTAGCATTAGCCCTGACGGCGCCCCTGTGATCCGGCTCCATCAGCGCCACACCCTCCCAGTGAAAGAGAGTTCACACGTGCCCGACTCCGAAGGCCGCATTCGCCTCGCCCTGGTCGACGACCACAAGATGCTCCTCGGTGCGCTCAGCGAGTGGATCCGCGGTGCCGCCAGCGACATCTCGATGGTCGCCGCGGTCGCGTCGTGGCCCGAGCTCCTGACCCACCCCGAGTTCCCCGTCGACGTCGTGCTGCTCGACCTCGACCTGAAGGATAACCTCCCGATCTCCCTCAAGATCTCCACGCTGAAGACCGCCGGGGTCAAGACGGTCTTGATGAGCACCTACTCCGAGCCCAACCTGGTGCGAGAGGCCCTCGCCGCCGGCGCGCTCGGCTACCTCGTCAAGAGCGAGGACGCCGAGATGATCGTCGAGGCGATCCGCTCCGCGTCGAACGGCGAGTCGTACATCTCCGCCGAGCTCGACCTCGCGCTCAACGCGGCGGAGGTGGGCGGCGTGCCGAAACTCAGCGCGCAGGAGCGACGGGTCATGGCCCTCTACGGCGGCGGCGAGCCCGTCAAGGCGGTCGCCTACCAGCTCGGCATCTCCGAGGAGACCGCGAAGAGCTACCTCAAGCGCATCCGCGAGAAGTACCGCGTCGCGGGCTTCGACGTCGGCACCAAGGTGGCGCTGCGGAAGCGGGCCATCCAGGACGGCATCCTGCTCCAGACGGACGACGCCGGCCCCGCCGGCTTCTAGCCCGGCCGGGCTCCGCCCGCCCCGCGCCTCTCGCGCGAGACTCCACAACACGCCGCTCACTTTCGCCAGAACGCACCAATCGTGGAGTCTCGCCGCACGCGCCGGTGCCCGCGCTTCGCGAGACTCCACAACACGCCGCTCACTTTCGCCAGAACGCGCCAATCGTGGAGTCTCGCCGCTCGCGCCGGTGCCCACGCTTCGCGAGACTCCACGACACGCCGCTCAACTTCGTGAGAACGGGCCAATCGTGGAGTCTCGCCCCGGGCGATAGCGCCCGGCTACGCGGGGATGGTCCGGATCTCCCGCGTGTCCGACGGCACGGGCTCGCCGCGCAGAGCCTGGCGCCGCTGCACGGCGTAGCTCACCGCCGTCAGCACGATGCCGCCCAGGGCGAGCGCGACTCCGACCCACGCCGGAGCCTGGAACCCCAGCCCCGCGGCGATGACCGCCCCGCCGAGGTACGCGCCCAGGCTGTTGCCGAGGTTGAAGGCCGAGTGGTTGAGCGCGGCCGCGATCACCTGGCTGTCGCCCGCCACCTCCATCAGCCGCGTCTGAATAGCGGGGCTGATGAGCGAGGAGGTCAGCCCCAGGAGGAAGGCGAAGAAGAAGATCCCGACGATCGTGTTCGCCGTGAGCCCGTATCCCACGAGGGACACGACGAGTCCGCCGAAGCCGAACACGAGGGTGCGCCGGATGCTCTTGTCGGCGCCCCAGCCGCCGAGGAGGTTGCCGATGGTCATGCCGACGCCGACGCCGACGAGGACGAACGGGACCAGCGACTCCGAGTAGCCCGTGTGGGTGACGGCCGGCGAGACGTAGCTGTAGACGGCGAAGAAGCCGCCGAAGCCGATCGCGCCGATGCCCATGACCAGCCACACCTGCGGTTTGGCGAAGGCCTGCAGCTCGCGCCTCAGCGACGCGCCCTCGGCGGCGTCCTGGTGCGGCAGGGCGAGCGCGACGGCCGCGAACGTGAGGGCGAAGATGAGCGCGACCGCGACGTAGGCGATGCGCCAGCCTGCGACCTGGCCGAGCCAGGTGATGAGCGGCACTCCGACGATGTTGGAGATCGTGAGGCCCGACAGGACGAACGCCACGCCCTTGCCCTTGTTCCCGGGCCCCATCAGAGAGGCCGCGGCCAGCGAGGCGATTCCGAAGTAGGCGCCGTGCGGGAGACCGGCGGCGAACCGCGCCAGCAGCACCAGGCCGAACGACGGGAGGACGGCCGACGCGACCGTCCCGACGACGAACGCGGCGAGCAGGATGAGCAGCAGCTTCTTCCGGGGCACGTGCGAGGTGGTCGCGGCGATCGTGGGGGCCCCGACGACGACGCCCAGGGCGTAGGCGCTGATCAGCATGCCGGCGTGCGCCGTCGTCGTCGAGGCCGACTGGGCGAACGCGGCGGGCATCAGGTCGCGCGCGATGTTCGGCAGGAGCCCCATCGCCACGAACTCCGTGGCGCCGATGGCGAAGCCGCCCATCGCGAGGGAGACGAGCGCGAAGCGCCGGCGGCGGGCGGAGATCTGGGACACGGCGGGAGCCCTTTCGGACGGAAGCGGGGGCTCGCCATCGAGCGGGGACTGGAGCGGTGACGCGATCGGAGCGACCGACGGCCGACCGGGGCCGACCCAGGGGCCGACCAGGGCTGACCCGGAGGCCGACGGGGCCGCACGGAGACAAGCTGCCGTGATCGTGAACGAACGCCCGAGACGAGTCTAGGGCTCGACCCCGCTCGTCACTTCGTCAGGACGAGTTCCTGCCCCCGGAGCGCGATGTATCCCTGCTTCGGCAGGTAGAGGTCGACGTCGTCCAGACGGATGTGGTCGAACCGCGACGCGTTGGCCCGGAGGAACCGGGCGACGCCGACGTCGGAGGCGCGGTCGGTCGCCCGGTAGGCGATGGCGCCGTAGGGCGCACCGTAGAGGAGGGGCGCTCCGGACGCGGTGACAAGCGGACTGGTCGCCTGCGGGCGGAGGTACGGGCGCCACTGCCACGGCAGGTAGCCGACGGCCAGGACCCCGGGCACGGTCTGGCCGTGCTCCTGCAGGACCCCGCGCACGCGGGCGAAGCCGGTGGGGCGCTCCGCCGCGATCGCGACCGAGGTGGTGACGGCGTTCACGACGGCGACCGCGAGGACGGCGGCGACGAGGGCGCGCGGCAGGATCCACGGACGTGCCCCGTCCCGCCGCCGACGGCGGACGAACGGCGACGCCATCAGCCAGAGGTTCCGGAGACCGATCGTCGCGAGGGCGATCAGCGACCACATCCAGACGTAGCAGTACTGCGCGAGCGCGTTCGACACCACGACCGAGTAGAAGGCGACGAGGAGCACCGTGGTCGCACCCAGGTAGACGGCGAGCCCGCTCGGGCGGGGCAGGAACGCGAAGACGGCCGCGACCACGAGGGCCGTCAGGAGCCACGGGCCGAGCGCCTGCTCGGTGAAGTACAGGTTGGCCCACCAGGGCGGGTGCGCCACGAGCCGACCGTTCAGGAGGACCGCGTGTCCCTGTTCCTTCTGGACCGCCTGGAACCTCAGCATGTACTCGATCGCCGTGACGACGCCGACCGGCAGGTAGACCACGACGAACGTCACCGCGAAGCCGACGCCGTAGAGCACGAGCGGGAGAAGGACCTTCCGGAGGCCGTCGCGACGCCCCGCGGCAACGACGAGACCCGCGAACGTGAGCACGAGGATCGCCGTCGAGATCTTCGACGTGACGGAGAACGCCATCAGCACGCCCGCCAGCGGCGCGGCCCACCAGCGCCCGGACGTGAACCACCACCACCCGACGGCGAGCGACACGACGGCGAAGCCGGCCATGTAGGGCTCGAGGAGGGCGAAGCGATCGAGCCGGATGCCCGACGGCTCGAGAGCGCGCGGCAGGAGCCACCAGAGCGCCGCGACGACGACGGCCCACGCGAATCCGAGCTCCTTCCGGAACCAGGCGAACAGCACCCAGCCGACCGCGAAGACGAAGCTCGTCGTGAGGAGCCGCGCCGCACCCTTCCCCTCGTGGAGGAGGAGCTGGACGCCGCCGAGGAGGTACTTGACGAGGGGCGGGTGCTCGAGGTTCTGGCTCAGGTCGCCGTGGACGTACTGCCAGCCGACACCGACGTAGAGCGACTCGTCGGATGCCGCGTTCGCTCCGGTGAGGTTCCAGTAGCACTGGTAGAGACCCCACGTGACGAGCACCGCGAGGACGGCGATGCCGACCAGGCCGCGCGGCCTCCGTCGACGGGCCGTGACCGACGTGTCGAGCACGTCGGGAACGGTCGTCGGGGCGGCTGGCACGCCGTCGACCCTATCGCGCGAGCGGCTCTCGCCCGCTAGGCCTCGTCGAGCGCCCGCTCGAGTCGCTCCACCTTGCCGTCGAGCTCGCCCGTGCGCCCGGGGCGGATGTCGGCCTTGAGCACGAGCGAGACCCGGCTCCCGAAGGGCGCGACGGCTTCGGTCGCCTTCTTCACGACCGCGAACACCTCGTCCCACTCCCCCTCGATCTCGGTGAACATCGACGAGGTGCGGTTGGGCAGGCCGGAGTCGCGGACCACCTTCACGGCGGCGGCGACGGCGGTGTGGACGGAGTCCGGTTCGCTCCCGGCCGACGGCCCTCCGTCGTGGGCGGAACCGCTGGGCGACACGCTGAAGGCGACGATCATGCGTCCATCCTCGCACCGGGCGGTCGGTTCGCGTCGGCTTCCGAGGCGGGCACGGCGGGTGCGACGAACCCGGCGCCGGCCCGGCCGACGCGCCACACCCGACGCGCCGCCAGGACGAGGAGCACCACGAGCAGCGTGTTCCGCACGGTGATGACCCCGACGATCCACGGCTCGGCCAGAAGGAGCGGGTCGTAGCCCCACGGGTACACGACCTGCGTCAGCACCGCGATGGCGAGGGTGACACCGGCGAACGGCGTGAACGACGGCGAACCGCGACGGGCTGCGACGAGCCCCACGAGGACGGGGACCGCCAGCCAGGTCTCGTACTGCGGCGAGCCGACCTTGTTCGTGACGATGAACGCGGTGGTGAGGGCGAGGGCGAGCGGCGCCAGGAGCGCGTCGGGCGCCGCTCCCCGACGCACCGCGCGGACCCCCAGGAGCAGGAGGCCCGCCATCACGACGGCCATCACGGGCGTCATCGCGGTCGACGCCGCCTCGGCCCCTGGCCCTCTGATCTGGAACGTCAGGAGCTCGGGGTTCCACACGGTCGCAGCCCCGGGCACGCGGAGCGCCTCCAGCCAGAGCCACCAGGTCGCGACCGGCGCCTCGATCTGGAGCCCGCGCCCGGTCTGCTGCGTGACGAAGCCGAGGAGCCCCGTGGCCGTGCCGCCGAGGGCGAGGACGCCGACCACGACGAGGAGGCCGAGGGCGGCGAAGCCTCCGACCACGGGCATCCTGCGCTTCGACGCCACCACCGCGGCGACCACGAGGGCGACCGGCCAGACCTTGATCCAGGTGGCGATCCCGAGCAGGATGCCCGCCACGAGGGGTCTCCGGGAGACCCAGAGCAGCCCGACCAGCGCCACCGGCACGGTGATCGTGTCGATGCGCCCCACCGCGATCGGCCCGAGGAGCAGGAGGAAGACGAGCCACCAGGCGCCGAGGCTCCTGCGCCGCGTGCCGAAGCGGGTGAGCACCGCGAACGCGACGGCGTCGAGGATCGCGACGAGGACGAGCCAGGTCTGCGTGTACGCGGCGAAACCGAGGGCGGCCGACGCGAGCATCGGCACGAGCGCGAGCGTCGGGTAGACCCAGACGCGGTCGATGCCGACCCAGCCCTCGCCGCGGACGCCCTCGAGCATCCAGTCGTGGTAGACCGTCGTCACGTCGTTGAGGGGCGTGTGCGCACCCACCAGGGCGGCGGTCGAGAGCCCCGCGTGCACGACGACGAAGGCCAGCCAGAGAGAGGCGGTCGGCAGCCAGGAGCCGCGTCGCCCGGCCGCGGTCGTCGGGGCCGCGGTGGTCGGCGCGACGCGGATCTCGGACATGACTGCCAGGGTACCGGGCCCCTCCGGGCGACCGGCCCGGCGGGTGGATCCGGCGGGCGGATCCTCAGGCGTCGGCGAGGAGGGCCGCGATCGTCGCGGGGACGCGGTCGACGAGGCCGAGCACGGTGAGGGGTCCCCCGCCGCTCGCCCGGGACGCCGCCAGGCCGTGGACGACGGCCGCGGTGGCCGCGAGTCGCGCCAGAGCGCCCTCGTCGGCGTCGATCGCGTCGGCGTGCGTCGCGACGAGTGCTCCGAGGATGCCGCCGAGGGCGTCTCCGGCC is part of the Frondihabitans sp. 762G35 genome and harbors:
- a CDS encoding sensor histidine kinase encodes the protein MDLFAQERDRLLRTTSRFLGIACTVASLAALAFPGVTDVPRQAMITAAGLAMIAMFIMVGRSGKILWVLLGIAAGLVAGGIALVPGGIDGPVTSALAPLLGGSVASFAILLSTSKRRVALAAVSAALAVLLVVLGTHEIFSVQVAAVLLGWVLCFVAGFWISNSVPRAARRIYSIGNAHRAERQASETEAQRRQGARLLHDTVLATLTLLAHSGFGVTPDALRAQAAEDARLLRHLRLGSTPQPQASGNYNLDTAEESPLGQTLESVKQRFGRMGLEVSWHGTGQVLLPTHVLDAFLLALAECLENVRRHAGVTEAHVTIIHDETMVRAMVTDAGVGFELNGVSEERLGFKESVVERLREVGGGARLFSAPGAGTTVVLEAPR
- a CDS encoding glycosyltransferase 87 family protein gives rise to the protein MSEIRVAPTTAAPTTAAGRRGSWLPTASLWLAFVVVHAGLSTAALVGAHTPLNDVTTVYHDWMLEGVRGEGWVGIDRVWVYPTLALVPMLASAALGFAAYTQTWLVLVAILDAVAFAVLTRFGTRRRSLGAWWLVFLLLLGPIAVGRIDTITVPVALVGLLWVSRRPLVAGILLGIATWIKVWPVALVVAAVVASKRRMPVVGGFAALGLLVVVGVLALGGTATGLLGFVTQQTGRGLQIEAPVATWWLWLEALRVPGAATVWNPELLTFQIRGPGAEAASTAMTPVMAVVMAGLLLLGVRAVRRGAAPDALLAPLALALTTAFIVTNKVGSPQYETWLAVPVLVGLVAARRGSPSFTPFAGVTLAIAVLTQVVYPWGYDPLLLAEPWIVGVITVRNTLLVVLLVLAARRVWRVGRAGAGFVAPAVPASEADANRPPGARMDA
- a CDS encoding thiamine-binding protein, with product MIVAFSVSPSGSAHDGGPSAGSEPDSVHTAVAAAVKVVRDSGLPNRTSSMFTEIEGEWDEVFAVVKKATEAVAPFGSRVSLVLKADIRPGRTGELDGKVERLERALDEA
- a CDS encoding response regulator transcription factor — protein: MPDSEGRIRLALVDDHKMLLGALSEWIRGAASDISMVAAVASWPELLTHPEFPVDVVLLDLDLKDNLPISLKISTLKTAGVKTVLMSTYSEPNLVREALAAGALGYLVKSEDAEMIVEAIRSASNGESYISAELDLALNAAEVGGVPKLSAQERRVMALYGGGEPVKAVAYQLGISEETAKSYLKRIREKYRVAGFDVGTKVALRKRAIQDGILLQTDDAGPAGF
- a CDS encoding MFS transporter — translated: MGGFAIGATEFVAMGLLPNIARDLMPAAFAQSASTTTAHAGMLISAYALGVVVGAPTIAATTSHVPRKKLLLILLAAFVVGTVASAVLPSFGLVLLARFAAGLPHGAYFGIASLAAASLMGPGNKGKGVAFVLSGLTISNIVGVPLITWLGQVAGWRIAYVAVALIFALTFAAVALALPHQDAAEGASLRRELQAFAKPQVWLVMGIGAIGFGGFFAVYSYVSPAVTHTGYSESLVPFVLVGVGVGMTIGNLLGGWGADKSIRRTLVFGFGGLVVSLVGYGLTANTIVGIFFFAFLLGLTSSLISPAIQTRLMEVAGDSQVIAAALNHSAFNLGNSLGAYLGGAVIAAGLGFQAPAWVGVALALGGIVLTAVSYAVQRRQALRGEPVPSDTREIRTIPA